The following proteins are co-located in the Ignavibacteriales bacterium genome:
- a CDS encoding T9SS type A sorting domain-containing protein: MKIIYLVILIGLFTSVSFAQYPEISIRDIQYQDPTTLINYFTDDQVSPYEGDTVTVTGVVMCAPYKSRFFSPDSVIMFVGTGAAGFYLQDTSLTDWSGILLRQDPSLGPPFSDLDSGFVVKVTGVVNEYSTSTQKTTQFNVINFSADDVLGIQERPQAVELTLDSLKVTGTDDNLAISEKWEGVYVIIRNVSTFDRNSGTGSFRIQDGNGTKLSMGTKSDYFYSPVSGFVPPTDGSILNYIRGYIETRSAGSGGITINPAYPDDIEVGTFPPVISNITRDIVEVGYGQPVTVTSFIRDVDGTVISAKLKYRVNSSAVQEVDMTNISDSTFTAVIPAQSDSSIIDYFIWAIDNENNESQNPSDTSSNRYFYFVLDHLITIQHVQFSPYGSGFSAYNGFEVTVNGIVTCDTTDFASYIFIQNGNGPWSGIRVNGTETLVLRKGDLVEVTGTVGESFSMTQISGIDDPSQFNLISTGNALPDASEISTSETGTFGSGTISAEQWEGVLVKYSNITITDENAEGDPGPTGNGSSNFGEIFIADASGINTRVNLDDSQLSYHNFYDSSLVDQPVRLLVGDQFESLSGILLYTFGNYKLDPRSDDDFSGYIPVAVENQNNTVPERFELSQNYPNPFNPSTIISFSIPKESNVILKIFNILGEEIKTLVNDVKTAGKYSVSFDASGISTGIYFYSLSAGDFNQVRKMILLK; the protein is encoded by the coding sequence ATGAAAATAATTTACTTGGTAATTCTGATCGGTTTGTTTACATCAGTCTCTTTTGCGCAATATCCGGAAATTTCTATTCGTGATATTCAATACCAGGATCCTACAACCTTAATTAATTATTTTACCGATGATCAGGTCTCACCTTACGAAGGTGATACGGTAACAGTAACCGGTGTTGTGATGTGTGCGCCATACAAAAGTAGATTTTTTAGCCCTGATAGTGTGATCATGTTTGTCGGCACTGGAGCAGCAGGATTTTATTTGCAGGATACAAGTCTGACAGATTGGTCCGGAATTTTGTTGCGTCAGGATCCATCACTCGGACCTCCATTCAGCGATCTTGATTCAGGATTTGTTGTTAAAGTTACAGGTGTGGTTAATGAATACAGCACTTCAACGCAAAAGACAACACAATTTAATGTAATAAATTTTTCTGCTGATGATGTACTAGGAATTCAAGAACGACCTCAAGCTGTAGAATTGACATTAGATTCATTAAAGGTAACAGGCACTGATGATAACTTAGCTATTTCTGAAAAATGGGAGGGGGTTTATGTTATCATTCGAAATGTTTCTACATTTGATAGAAATTCCGGGACTGGAAGTTTCAGAATACAAGATGGTAATGGAACAAAGCTATCAATGGGAACTAAATCAGATTATTTTTATTCTCCTGTATCCGGATTTGTTCCCCCTACCGACGGATCAATACTAAATTACATTCGCGGTTATATTGAAACACGCAGCGCAGGCTCCGGCGGAATTACTATCAATCCAGCTTATCCTGACGATATTGAAGTTGGAACTTTCCCTCCTGTAATCTCGAATATTACAAGGGATATTGTTGAAGTTGGCTATGGGCAGCCTGTTACTGTCACATCCTTTATTCGCGATGTTGACGGCACAGTTATATCAGCAAAATTAAAATATAGAGTGAACAGCAGTGCAGTTCAGGAAGTTGATATGACAAATATTAGTGACTCCACTTTTACAGCAGTTATCCCCGCTCAAAGCGATTCATCAATTATTGACTATTTTATTTGGGCGATTGATAATGAAAATAATGAATCGCAAAACCCTTCCGATACTTCGAGCAATAGATATTTTTATTTTGTGCTTGATCATCTAATAACTATTCAGCATGTTCAGTTCAGCCCTTATGGAAGCGGCTTCAGTGCTTATAATGGATTTGAAGTTACAGTGAATGGAATTGTAACTTGTGATACAACAGATTTTGCGAGCTATATTTTTATTCAAAATGGAAATGGTCCCTGGAGTGGAATTAGAGTAAATGGAACAGAGACTCTTGTATTAAGGAAGGGGGATTTAGTCGAAGTTACAGGCACAGTTGGCGAGTCATTTAGTATGACTCAAATATCCGGGATTGATGATCCTTCACAATTTAATTTAATTTCAACCGGAAATGCACTTCCTGATGCAAGTGAGATTTCAACTTCTGAAACTGGTACATTTGGTTCGGGAACAATCTCGGCGGAGCAATGGGAGGGTGTACTTGTTAAGTACTCCAACATTACTATTACTGATGAAAATGCCGAAGGTGATCCTGGCCCAACTGGAAACGGCAGCAGCAATTTTGGTGAAATATTTATTGCAGACGCAAGTGGAATAAATACCCGTGTAAATCTTGATGATTCACAATTATCTTATCATAATTTTTACGATTCAAGTTTAGTTGATCAACCCGTTCGCTTGCTTGTTGGCGATCAGTTTGAAAGTTTAAGCGGAATACTTCTTTATACTTTTGGAAATTACAAACTTGACCCCCGCAGTGATGATGACTTTTCTGGCTACATCCCCGTTGCGGTTGAAAACCAAAATAATACTGTACCGGAAAGATTTGAGTTAAGTCAGAACTACCCAAATCCGTTTAATCCATCAACTATAATTTCATTTTCAATTCCTAAAGAAAGCAATGTAATTCTGAAAATCTTTAACATTCTTGGTGAAGAAATTAAAACGTTGGTGAATGATGTGAAAACTGCTGGTAAATATTCAGTTTCATTTGATGCTTCAGGTATTTCTACCGGAATTTATTTTTACAGTCTATCTGCCGGTGACTTTAATCAAGTACGTAAAATGATTTTATTGAAGTGA